Genomic segment of Halostella limicola:
TCGACGACGACCTCGGCCTGCTCGGGGTCGACGAGGAAGTTCGTCGTCCCGGACGCGTCGGCCATCAGGAGCGCGCCGGGACTGGACAGTCCGACGTTCGTGATGACGAGCGAGAGCAGCGCGGCGGTCAAGACGGCCGGATAGTGGACCCGAGTCCCGTCTTCCTCGGCTCGTCGGCAGAGCTTTCGACCGACGTAGAACGCACCGATCAGGCCGAGCGCCCAGTTGATCCAGCCGAACACCAGCGCGACGACGCCGGTCGCGTATACGACCGTCCACTGACTGCCCGTCGGCAACGCCTCGGCGACCCAGTCGAGTGCGCGACCCATCCGACTCGATTCGACGACCGTCGCGGAGAGCACCCAGAGGAGGATCAACGGCATCTGGACGGTGAACAGCCGGAAGAACCCGGTCGAGAACAGCTCTAACTGTCTGACGGTCCCGAGGAACGGAACCGTAGCGAGCAGCGCCAGTACGGCGAGCAGTGCAGCGAGCGTCAGCGCCTCCGGGAAGAACTGCCCGAGGAACGGGACGAAGTCCTCCTCGGTCGCCGTCTCGCCGTCCGTGGTTTCAGTTGCCATATCGTGTCACCTCCTATAGGATCCCCAGTCCCATGAGTAGCGCCCCGATCCCCATCACGGCCCCGCTGAAGAGGAACAGGACGCCGACGTAGCCCATCATGTCGCGGATCGACAACCCCGCGATGCCGAGCGCCGGTAGCGCCCAGAACGGCTGAATCATGTTCGTCCACTGGTCGCCCATCGCGAACGCGATCATCGTCTTGTCGATCGCCACTCCCGGAATTCCCTGCGCGGCGTCGATCATCACCTGTCCGGTGACGACCCACTGGCCACCGCCCGAAGGGACGAAGAAGTTGACGGTGCCCGCCGAGAGAAACGCGGCGAGATACCACGTCGTCTCGGTCGAGTACTGGGCCGCCGTCTGGGCGATGAGCGTCGCCAGCCCCGACCACGCCATGATGCCCATGATGCCGCCGTAGAACTGGAACTGGATGAGGATCTGGCTCGCCCCTTTGATCGCGTCTCGGAAGACGTCGATGTAACTCCGCAGAGTGCCGTGAAAGAGGAAGCCGAGACCGAACATCACCGAGATGAACACGTTCAGGTTGAACACGTCCATGAAGTCGTTCGTAGCGAACATGTAGCCCAGGTACGCCCAGATGATTAGTCCGAGACCGATGCCGACGGCCTTGCTGTCGAGCAGTGCCGTCTTGTACCCGGCCTCACGAAGCCGGTTCGGCATTACGGCGTCGCTCTCGTCCGCCTGGGAGCCGCCGTCCGCGACCGCCTGTTCGGCTTTCCGGAGTTGGTCTTCGGGGACCGTGATGAGGTCCTCCTCGTTGTCCGGTGCCATCAGCGGCATGAGGATCACCGTTACCAACACGACCCCCGCGACGATGAGGAGGTTCGCGGGATTGAATATCGTCTGCGAGACCGGAACGACGCCGATCTCGCCCGCGAGGAAGTGATCCGGCGTCGCGACGAGCAGCAGGGATGCGCCGGACAGTCCCTGGTGCCACGGCAGCAGGCCCGCGTACCCCGTCGCGACGAGCAGCGGGTAGTGGACGTCGATGTCCTTCTGTTCCATCGCGATGCCGATCTCGCGAGCGAAGATAGCCCCCGCGACCAGAACGACGCCCCAGTGGAACAGCCCGAAGAGCTGCCCGACGACCGCGGTTGCGAAGATCGCCTGTTTCTGCGTCTTCGGGATCTCGGCGATGCGGCCGAGGACCCGTTTGATCGGTGGGGAGTCGGCGAACGCCCATCCGGTCAACAGCGCCAGCGATGCCTGCATCGAGAACGCGAGGACGAACCAGAACCCCTCTCCCCAGTGGGTCACGACCGCGACCGGACCCTTGTCGGTGAGAAGCGTCGCGAGGATCATCGTCAGGAACGTGAGCATCAGCGCGAAGATGAACGCGTCCGGCAGGTACCGCTGCACGAGGCTACTCGCTCCGTCGCCGAGCCGCGTGAATATCCCCCGATTCGCACCGCTCGTGCTCATCCGGTTACACCTCTATTCGGCCGTGCGATGGACTCGTACCCCGTCATATGGGAACACTACACAGGATAACCCGCCGACCAGCCCAATAAAGATTATGTAAACTGAGCCATGAATCACCCGTTCATCACTGAACAGCGTCTCCGTATCCCCGCTTCGTCGACGTTTTTCCAAGTCGGGGAACGCACAGTACACACCCTCTACTGCTGGTAACAGCACCTATCGTCGGACACCGTGTTCCACAAGGCTGAACACTGAGAACAGTTCACTACAGCGGAGAGTGGTTACGACGATTGCTGGGCGTGAGCGACGTTGATCTCGATTTCGTTAGAGCTCCCCAGCAGCAGGTCGGGGATTTCCCTCTCGAAACGGTGGCCCTTCAGGCGGTGCGTCGGTCCTGAGACGCTCAGAACGCCGAGCAGCTCCCCGTTCGGGTAGAGGATCGGCGCGGCGACGGCCCGCAACCCCAGCATCGATTCCTCGTCGTTCTGGGCGTACCCGCGGTCGCGAACGGACTCGAGTTCCTCGAACAGACGTTCCCTCTCCGTTATCGTGTTTCCCGTGTAGGCCTCCAGGGTATTCTCCTCGAGGAAACGCTCGAGTTCGTC
This window contains:
- a CDS encoding short-chain fatty acid transporter, whose protein sequence is MSTSGANRGIFTRLGDGASSLVQRYLPDAFIFALMLTFLTMILATLLTDKGPVAVVTHWGEGFWFVLAFSMQASLALLTGWAFADSPPIKRVLGRIAEIPKTQKQAIFATAVVGQLFGLFHWGVVLVAGAIFAREIGIAMEQKDIDVHYPLLVATGYAGLLPWHQGLSGASLLLVATPDHFLAGEIGVVPVSQTIFNPANLLIVAGVVLVTVILMPLMAPDNEEDLITVPEDQLRKAEQAVADGGSQADESDAVMPNRLREAGYKTALLDSKAVGIGLGLIIWAYLGYMFATNDFMDVFNLNVFISVMFGLGFLFHGTLRSYIDVFRDAIKGASQILIQFQFYGGIMGIMAWSGLATLIAQTAAQYSTETTWYLAAFLSAGTVNFFVPSGGGQWVVTGQVMIDAAQGIPGVAIDKTMIAFAMGDQWTNMIQPFWALPALGIAGLSIRDMMGYVGVLFLFSGAVMGIGALLMGLGIL